The Penaeus vannamei isolate JL-2024 chromosome 13, ASM4276789v1, whole genome shotgun sequence genome window below encodes:
- the LOC113814668 gene encoding cell adhesion molecule 3 isoform X1 has translation MHLSKDIDVPSMSLLSDRRIYSPLSSSSIICSASSYSRHHCRLLLYLLAALPCMTSGAEGVLVHDVKVPQPGISGRSAQLECLWSAGVKGFYSVRWYKDGEQFYSFIPQNYPEVKVDHNLPGVTVYLSKSNEHIVTLRKIDLVSEGVYRCEVMSEAPTFQTSFASANLTVVEMPGAPQIVGMQDSYTVGETLRLNCTVPDSRPPARISFSVNGRLIHPGSGRITEYPRVDAGGPGHPYALSTTRSQLTLPLGERHVPAVTVECEAQVLSLTTHASHSAHVRPLSTAFSFFNAGSSHAPPPALSWRGVAAALSLLPLALL, from the exons ATGTCCCAAGCATGAGTCTTCTCTCCGATCGAAGaatctattctcctctctcctcctcctccatcatttgTTCGGCCTCTTCTTATTCCCGACATCATTGCAGATTGTTGCTGTACCTCCTCGCGGCGCTGCCGTGCATGACCTCAG gaGCCGAGGGCGTCCTGGTCCACGACGTGAAGGTGCCCCAGCCGGGCATCTCCGGCCGGAGTGCCCAGCTGGAGTGCCTCTGGTCGGCGGGCGTCAAGGGCTTCTACTCCGTCAGGTGGTACAAGGACGGCGAGCAGTTCTACAGCTTCATCCCGCAGAACTACCCGGAGGTCAAGGTGGACCACAACCTCCCCGGCGTGACGGTCTAC CTCTCTAAGTCGAACGAACACATCGTGACCTTGAGGAAGATTGACCTGGTCTCCGAGGGCGTCTACCGGTGCGAGGTCATGAGCGAGGCGCCGACCTTCCAGACCTCCTTTGCGTCTGCCAATCTGACCGTCGTAG AGATGCCTGGGGCGCCGCAGATCGTCGGGATGCAGGACTCGTACACGGTGGGGGAGACTCTGCGCCTCAACTGCACGGTGCCGGACTCGCGCCCTCCGGCCCGCATCTCCTTCAGCGTCAACGGCAGACTCATACAC CCGGGGTCAGGCCGCATCACCGAGTACCCGCGGGTGGACGCGGGCGGGCCGGGCCACCCGTACGCCCTCAGCACCACCCGCAGCCAGCTGACCCTTCCCCTGGGGGAGCGCCACGTCCCCGCAGTCACCGTGGAGTGCGAGGCGCAGGTGCTCTCGCTCACCACCCACGCCTCCCACAGCGCCCACGTCCGCCCGCTCTCCAcggccttctccttcttcaacgCGG GATCGTCGcacgcccctccccctgctctctcgtGGCGGGGCGTGGCGGccgccctctcgctcctccccctggCGCTGCTGTAG
- the LOC113814668 gene encoding uncharacterized protein isoform X2, with the protein MTSGAEGVLVHDVKVPQPGISGRSAQLECLWSAGVKGFYSVRWYKDGEQFYSFIPQNYPEVKVDHNLPGVTVYLSKSNEHIVTLRKIDLVSEGVYRCEVMSEAPTFQTSFASANLTVVEMPGAPQIVGMQDSYTVGETLRLNCTVPDSRPPARISFSVNGRLIHPGSGRITEYPRVDAGGPGHPYALSTTRSQLTLPLGERHVPAVTVECEAQVLSLTTHASHSAHVRPLSTAFSFFNAGSSHAPPPALSWRGVAAALSLLPLALL; encoded by the exons ATGACCTCAG gaGCCGAGGGCGTCCTGGTCCACGACGTGAAGGTGCCCCAGCCGGGCATCTCCGGCCGGAGTGCCCAGCTGGAGTGCCTCTGGTCGGCGGGCGTCAAGGGCTTCTACTCCGTCAGGTGGTACAAGGACGGCGAGCAGTTCTACAGCTTCATCCCGCAGAACTACCCGGAGGTCAAGGTGGACCACAACCTCCCCGGCGTGACGGTCTAC CTCTCTAAGTCGAACGAACACATCGTGACCTTGAGGAAGATTGACCTGGTCTCCGAGGGCGTCTACCGGTGCGAGGTCATGAGCGAGGCGCCGACCTTCCAGACCTCCTTTGCGTCTGCCAATCTGACCGTCGTAG AGATGCCTGGGGCGCCGCAGATCGTCGGGATGCAGGACTCGTACACGGTGGGGGAGACTCTGCGCCTCAACTGCACGGTGCCGGACTCGCGCCCTCCGGCCCGCATCTCCTTCAGCGTCAACGGCAGACTCATACAC CCGGGGTCAGGCCGCATCACCGAGTACCCGCGGGTGGACGCGGGCGGGCCGGGCCACCCGTACGCCCTCAGCACCACCCGCAGCCAGCTGACCCTTCCCCTGGGGGAGCGCCACGTCCCCGCAGTCACCGTGGAGTGCGAGGCGCAGGTGCTCTCGCTCACCACCCACGCCTCCCACAGCGCCCACGTCCGCCCGCTCTCCAcggccttctccttcttcaacgCGG GATCGTCGcacgcccctccccctgctctctcgtGGCGGGGCGTGGCGGccgccctctcgctcctccccctggCGCTGCTGTAG